One Thioclava sp. ES.031 genomic window, TTTCTCGAGAAGCTCGTCGGCAGGCACGCGGCCCGTCTCGACGCTCTCTTCCAGCGCGTTGAGGAAATGGGTCTCGTCGGGGATCATCCCGCCCGCGCCGGGCTTCGCCCGCGCCGCCAGACCGGATTTCGCGATCGCCACCGTCTCGCGTGCGAGGTCATGCAGCTTCACGCCGTTGAACTCGCCCTGCAGCGCATCGACCGCCGCCGCGCGGCGCAGACCTTCGCGGGTCTCGTGATCGAAGCCCTTCACCAGATCCCATGCCGCATCCAGTGCGGTCTGGTCGTAAAGCAGACCGACCCAGAGCGCGGGCAGCGCACACAGACGCCGCCACGGCCCGCCATCGGCACCGCGCATCTCGATGAACTTCTTCGCACGCGCCTCGGGGAAGACGGTGGTCAGGTGATCGGCCCAATCGCTCAGCGTCGGCTTCTCGCCGGGCAGCGCGGGCAGCTCGCCCTTCAGGAAGTCGCGGAAGGACTGGCCCAGCGCGTCGATATACTTGCCGTCGCGATAGACGAAATACATCGGCACATCGAGGACGTAATTCACGTAGGCCTCGTAGCCCGCGCCCTCTTCGAACATGAAGGGCAGCATGCCCGTGCGCGCATCGTCGAGGTTCTGCCAGATATGGCTGCGCCACGATTTCATGCCGTTGGGTTTGCCGTCGAGGAAGGGCGAATTGGCGAACAGAGCGGTCGCGACCGGCTGCAGCGCCAGCGCCACGCGCATCTTCTGCACCATGTCGGCTTCCGAACCGAAGTCGAGATTCACCTGCACGGTGCAGGTGCGATACATCATCTGCGTGCCCAGCTCGCCCACGCGCCCCATGTAATCGGTCATCAGCCGGTAGCGCCCCTTGGGCATCATGTGCATCTGGTCCTGCGTCCAGATCGGGGCCGCGCCCAGACCGATGAACTTCACACCAATATCGTCGGCGACCGACTGCACTTCGCGCAGGTGTTCGTTCACCTCGTCGCAGGTCTGGTGGATCGTCTCGAGCGGCGCGCCCGAAAGCTCCAGCTGACCGCCCGGCTCGAGGCTGACATTCGCGCCGTTCAGTTCCAGCCCGATGATCTTGCCCTGCTCTTCCACCGGCTTCCAGCCGAAGCGGTCGCGCAGACCTTCCAGCATCGCCTTGATCGACCGCGGGCCGTCATAGGGCAGCGGCAATTGCTTGTCCGCGCAATAGCCGAATTTTTCATGCTCGGTGCCGATGCGCCAGTCGTCGCGCGGCTTCTCACCTTCGGCCAGATATTCGGCCAGTTGCTCGAAGCGCTCGATCGGGCCACCGCCCTGCTGCGGAATGGACATGTCTTTTCTCGCGTCGCTTTATGGAGCGCCACAGGTGGCGCGGGGGCTAGCTCAAGTCAAGCGTGAAACCTGTTTGCGGGTCCAGAGGCTCTGTGCGGCAGTCTTTTGGTCAAGCGCGGCAGAGATCTTCCCCATGTCGATCCCCGGCAGGCTCGCGAAGGCATCGTAGAGCGCGTCCGCCCCCGCCGCATCGAGCGGGATCAGCAGCGCCTCGCCCGAGAGGCTGCGCAGCCGCCAATATTGCTGGCCCTGCAGCGTCAGCAGACGGATTTCCGCCAGTTCGCGCAGCGGCAATTCGCCGCCCATCCCGAGAGCTGAGACATTGCTGCCCGGCCCCGCAATGGCGCGCGCCCTGCTGGCCGCGAAATAGGAGATGCGGCCCTCGTCGATCTCGACCAGACCCGGCGCATTTGTTTCACGCGCGAAGCGCAACCGCCGCCAGCCGATCAGCGCCCAGCCAAGCCCGAGCGCGACCGCGATCAGTCCCAGCGGCATAAGGATCAACCCGCCGAGCCAGATCAGCCACGCACCGAACGCCACGACGACGCCCGCCGCGATCACCTCGCCCCAGCGCTTGAAACCTTCTGCGACCTCGGGACGGATCACCGCCAGTCTCCCAGCGCCGATTGCCACAATGTGATCGCCGCGCAAACCGCCGTATCGGCGCGCAGGATGCGCGGGCCGAGGCTGACCGGAGTGACGAAATCTCGGGCGCGGAGCGCCTCGCGCTCGGCCTCCGAGAACCCGCCTTCGGGACCGATCAGGATCGCCCAAGGGCCGGGCTGCAGCCCCGCGAGCGTCTCTGCGGGACCAACCAAAGCCTCATCCGCCCAAAGGATGCGGCGGCTCGGATCCCAGCCATCCAGCAGCTT contains:
- a CDS encoding glutamate--cysteine ligase; the protein is MSIPQQGGGPIERFEQLAEYLAEGEKPRDDWRIGTEHEKFGYCADKQLPLPYDGPRSIKAMLEGLRDRFGWKPVEEQGKIIGLELNGANVSLEPGGQLELSGAPLETIHQTCDEVNEHLREVQSVADDIGVKFIGLGAAPIWTQDQMHMMPKGRYRLMTDYMGRVGELGTQMMYRTCTVQVNLDFGSEADMVQKMRVALALQPVATALFANSPFLDGKPNGMKSWRSHIWQNLDDARTGMLPFMFEEGAGYEAYVNYVLDVPMYFVYRDGKYIDALGQSFRDFLKGELPALPGEKPTLSDWADHLTTVFPEARAKKFIEMRGADGGPWRRLCALPALWVGLLYDQTALDAAWDLVKGFDHETREGLRRAAAVDALQGEFNGVKLHDLARETVAIAKSGLAARAKPGAGGMIPDETHFLNALEESVETGRVPADELLEKYHGEWNGDLSKIYAEYSY